One part of the Natronorubrum sediminis genome encodes these proteins:
- a CDS encoding DUF7344 domain-containing protein has protein sequence MSSEASSGSDRKWTPLEDIPSEWYDILRNPRRLRLLEELRMHRTRVSLASLTTAIVERESPDVSNGEARYNVRLSLLHNHLPRLADYGIVEWDTESGVELVDDSPLYPADLSRLLEYCRQENGEDLLEAIVHPVRLEIVSLLTEHEQPATLEYIASTLAAHDVGSTDPLQVKRMLHHVHLPTLEAVGLLEFDHDTGVVTQQDQHVQTIR, from the coding sequence ATGAGTTCGGAAGCGTCATCCGGCAGTGACAGGAAGTGGACTCCGCTCGAAGACATCCCATCGGAGTGGTACGATATCCTTCGAAATCCGCGACGACTTCGACTACTCGAGGAACTTCGCATGCATCGAACACGGGTGTCGCTGGCGTCGCTGACCACGGCAATCGTCGAACGGGAATCGCCCGACGTCTCGAACGGGGAGGCACGCTACAACGTCCGGCTCTCGTTGCTCCACAATCACCTCCCCCGACTGGCCGACTACGGCATCGTCGAGTGGGACACCGAGAGCGGTGTCGAACTCGTCGACGACTCGCCGCTCTATCCGGCCGACCTCTCGCGACTCCTCGAGTACTGTCGCCAGGAAAACGGTGAGGACCTGCTCGAGGCGATCGTCCACCCAGTCCGTCTCGAAATCGTCTCGTTGCTCACCGAGCACGAGCAACCGGCCACCCTCGAGTACATCGCGTCGACGCTCGCCGCACACGACGTGGGAAGCACAGATCCCCTCCAAGTAAAACGCATGCTCCACCACGTTCACCTTCCCACGCTGGAAGCAGTTGGCCTCCTCGAGTTCGATCACGACACCGGTGTCGTGACCCAACAGGACCAACACGTTCAGACGATCCGGTAG
- a CDS encoding thiol-disulfide oxidoreductase DCC family protein has product MATEIPDDDPIVLFDGVCNLCHGFVQFLVPRDTDEQFYFASLQSDVGQELLADHGLVDHDLESVVLIEGEHCYVKSGAVIRIAQLLGGVYRLLGPSRFLPRRLRDWVYDLVAKHRYRLFGQKDQCMMPTGNVQERILE; this is encoded by the coding sequence ATGGCCACGGAGATTCCGGACGACGATCCGATCGTGCTCTTCGACGGCGTCTGTAACCTCTGTCACGGCTTCGTGCAGTTTCTGGTTCCTCGAGACACCGACGAGCAGTTCTACTTCGCCTCGCTGCAATCCGACGTCGGCCAGGAGTTATTGGCCGACCACGGACTCGTGGACCACGACCTCGAGTCGGTCGTCCTGATCGAAGGCGAGCACTGTTACGTCAAATCGGGGGCCGTCATCCGAATCGCGCAGCTACTCGGGGGCGTCTACCGACTGCTCGGGCCGTCTCGCTTCCTCCCGCGTCGCCTGCGAGATTGGGTGTACGACCTCGTCGCGAAACACCGGTATCGACTCTTCGGCCAGAAAGACCAGTGTATGATGCCAACTGGAAACGTTCAGGAACGCATTCTCGAGTAG
- the gpmI gene encoding 2,3-bisphosphoglycerate-independent phosphoglycerate mutase produces MDAALIILDGWGLGDGRSRDAVDAAETPNFDRLAAEGAYGTLEVAGRRVGLPDGQMGNSEVGHLNIGAGRVVHQEYTRISDSIADGSFRENNAINAAFERARENGGRVHFLGLVSDGGVHSDQAHLHALIELAADRDVEAVTHAVTDGRDTSPTGGREYLSTLEAVVDEHGTGDVATVSGRYYAMDRDQNWERTKRAYDAIVNREADHEAESALEAVENSYERDVTDEFVEPTRIDGQPALEDGDSVVWFNFRSDRARQLTRMLADIRPEDWTDEFATSPPDTEIVMLTQYDETFDLPIAYPPNQPEQVLGEVLADAGKTQLRLAESEKYAHVTYFLNGGREVEFDGEIREIVESPDVATYDVQPEMSAPEVTEAAVSRIESEGGETRADSPDVLVLNYANPDMVGHTGDYEATIEAVEAVDAQLGRLAESLERAGAHVFVTADHGNADDMGTEAAPHTAHTYNRVPVVYVAPDGSSAGRSIRENGTLADVAPTLLEALGIDQPLEITGESLLE; encoded by the coding sequence ATGGACGCTGCGCTGATCATCCTCGACGGATGGGGACTCGGCGACGGGAGGAGCAGAGACGCCGTCGACGCGGCCGAGACGCCGAACTTCGACCGGTTGGCGGCCGAGGGCGCGTACGGGACGCTCGAGGTCGCGGGCCGACGAGTCGGCCTACCGGACGGACAGATGGGCAACAGCGAGGTCGGCCACCTCAACATCGGTGCTGGTCGGGTCGTTCACCAGGAGTACACGCGCATTTCGGACTCCATCGCGGACGGCTCCTTCCGGGAAAACAATGCCATCAACGCGGCCTTCGAGCGGGCGCGGGAAAACGGCGGACGAGTCCACTTTCTCGGCCTCGTCAGCGACGGCGGGGTTCACTCGGATCAGGCCCACCTCCACGCGCTGATCGAACTGGCGGCCGACCGTGACGTGGAGGCCGTCACCCACGCCGTTACCGACGGTCGGGATACGTCCCCGACGGGAGGTCGCGAGTATCTCTCCACGCTCGAGGCCGTCGTCGACGAACACGGGACGGGCGACGTGGCTACCGTCTCGGGCCGATACTACGCGATGGACCGCGACCAGAACTGGGAGCGAACGAAGCGCGCCTACGACGCCATCGTGAACCGCGAGGCCGACCACGAGGCGGAATCGGCTCTCGAGGCCGTCGAGAACTCCTACGAGCGGGACGTGACGGACGAGTTCGTCGAGCCAACCCGTATCGACGGCCAGCCGGCACTCGAGGACGGCGATTCGGTCGTCTGGTTCAACTTCCGTTCCGACCGGGCGCGCCAGCTCACGCGGATGCTCGCCGACATCCGTCCCGAGGACTGGACCGACGAGTTCGCGACCAGCCCGCCAGACACGGAGATCGTCATGCTGACCCAATACGACGAGACGTTCGACCTGCCGATCGCGTACCCACCCAATCAGCCCGAGCAGGTCCTCGGGGAGGTGCTCGCCGACGCGGGCAAGACGCAGCTTCGGCTCGCCGAATCGGAGAAGTACGCCCACGTCACCTACTTCCTGAACGGCGGCCGCGAGGTCGAGTTCGACGGCGAGATTCGCGAAATCGTCGAGAGTCCCGACGTGGCGACCTACGACGTACAACCCGAGATGAGCGCCCCCGAAGTGACCGAAGCGGCGGTTTCTCGTATCGAAAGCGAGGGTGGTGAGACACGCGCCGACAGCCCCGACGTGCTCGTCCTCAACTACGCCAATCCCGACATGGTCGGGCACACGGGCGACTACGAAGCGACCATCGAGGCCGTCGAAGCCGTCGACGCGCAACTGGGCCGACTCGCTGAGTCGCTCGAGCGAGCCGGCGCACACGTCTTCGTGACGGCAGATCACGGCAACGCCGACGATATGGGGACCGAAGCTGCGCCTCACACGGCACACACGTACAACCGTGTTCCCGTGGTATACGTCGCCCCTGATGGCTCGAGCGCCGGGCGATCGATCCGAGAAAACGGCACCCTCGCCGACGTCGCGCCGACGCTGCTCGAGGCGCTCGGGATCGACCAGCCCCTCGAGATAACCGGCGAGTCACTACTCGAGTGA
- a CDS encoding DUF7113 family protein — protein sequence MLIVCGRAGGTELSGTLYERGERAPTFRGAPDEDAAYVWVCDEFYEVDSGGSTQLVGDREVNLAFESPMPRGFDTRDQALEAAKEHVRTQFARIGLDPETVDLEVETDVESNRSS from the coding sequence ATGCTCATCGTCTGCGGACGGGCTGGCGGAACCGAACTCTCCGGTACCTTATACGAACGCGGAGAGCGCGCACCCACGTTTCGTGGGGCACCGGACGAAGACGCCGCGTACGTCTGGGTCTGTGACGAGTTCTACGAAGTCGACAGCGGCGGCTCGACGCAACTCGTCGGCGACCGCGAGGTCAACCTCGCGTTCGAATCGCCCATGCCTCGTGGCTTCGATACTCGCGATCAGGCCCTCGAGGCCGCGAAAGAACACGTCCGAACGCAGTTTGCTCGAATCGGTCTCGACCCGGAAACGGTCGACCTCGAGGTCGAAACCGACGTCGAGTCGAACCGCTCGAGTTAG
- a CDS encoding DNA double-strand break repair nuclease NurA, producing the protein MTLDPVHYDGIARLARRIDHGADERDRRALAETVWGQFLDPLVHDGRTIVEPVDEQRRRHVDCEDVALQERSFPTEHGLDAGTINPTTFKNGLVIDIAQAAMSATPSDLDLHRSRTTVMTVHSNDETMTVDENWQKDDEGYLRSRAVKIPPLPRFAEGVVHALALYLAESKHACDHAEMVEDLLVLDGPIYPRGLLRWADQHPDLADFLLEDPRPTTVLENYVRLVERFVDREVPLVGFVKNPATRVITRTLKNKRDADLATPWNDDSALFTRLLERGEYVDDVEGDRWERDTSALTYTNWFRSRGGVDRPLSVDGDALGVDRKLSHEAYEVTFFVVYDPRDDLVYRVEAPYAFTRQSELRERLTLQVLQNVAIAHGPPTIVQKADELARISRSEKASLRERLESQFDTTQARTYDDHRWAEEPY; encoded by the coding sequence ATGACACTCGATCCGGTTCACTACGACGGGATCGCGCGACTCGCGAGGCGGATCGATCACGGTGCCGACGAGCGCGACCGGCGCGCGCTCGCCGAAACGGTCTGGGGCCAGTTTCTCGACCCGCTCGTCCACGACGGCAGGACCATCGTCGAGCCAGTCGACGAGCAGCGTCGCCGTCACGTCGACTGCGAGGACGTCGCCCTCCAGGAACGGTCGTTTCCGACCGAACACGGCCTCGACGCGGGGACGATCAACCCGACGACGTTCAAAAACGGCCTCGTCATCGACATCGCACAGGCCGCGATGAGCGCGACGCCGAGCGACCTCGACCTCCATCGCTCGCGAACGACGGTGATGACTGTTCACTCGAACGACGAGACGATGACCGTCGACGAAAACTGGCAGAAAGACGATGAGGGGTACCTCCGGAGTCGCGCTGTGAAGATTCCGCCGCTGCCCCGGTTCGCCGAGGGCGTCGTCCACGCGCTCGCACTCTACCTCGCGGAGAGCAAACACGCCTGTGATCACGCCGAAATGGTGGAAGACCTGCTCGTCCTCGACGGCCCGATCTACCCGCGTGGATTGTTACGCTGGGCCGACCAGCACCCCGATCTGGCCGACTTCCTGCTCGAGGACCCGCGCCCGACGACGGTCCTCGAGAACTACGTCCGGTTGGTCGAACGCTTCGTCGACCGCGAGGTTCCCCTCGTGGGGTTCGTGAAGAATCCGGCGACCCGCGTCATCACGCGAACGCTGAAGAACAAACGCGACGCCGACCTGGCGACGCCGTGGAACGACGACTCGGCGCTGTTCACCCGCCTGCTCGAGCGCGGCGAGTACGTCGACGACGTCGAGGGGGATCGCTGGGAGCGAGACACCTCGGCGCTCACCTACACGAACTGGTTCCGGTCTCGAGGCGGCGTCGATCGGCCCCTGTCGGTCGACGGCGACGCACTCGGCGTCGATCGAAAGCTCTCACACGAGGCCTACGAGGTGACCTTTTTCGTCGTCTACGATCCGCGTGACGACCTCGTCTACCGCGTCGAAGCACCGTACGCGTTCACTCGCCAGTCAGAGTTGCGCGAACGGCTCACGCTGCAGGTGCTACAGAACGTCGCGATCGCACACGGCCCGCCGACCATCGTCCAGAAGGCCGACGAACTCGCCCGAATCAGCCGGTCGGAAAAAGCCTCGCTCCGGGAGCGACTCGAGAGTCAGTTCGATACGACCCAAGCGCGGACCTACGACGATCACCGGTGGGCCGAAGAGCCCTACTAA